Proteins from one Cicer arietinum cultivar CDC Frontier isolate Library 1 chromosome 3, Cicar.CDCFrontier_v2.0, whole genome shotgun sequence genomic window:
- the LOC101495415 gene encoding acyl carrier protein 1, mitochondrial: protein MALRAAILRHVRVPLQATPKFQPWNGCLRFMSSHDDHLTKEEVIDRVLSVVKDFPKVDPSKVTPEVHFQKDLGLDSLDNVEIVMALEEEFKLEIPDKEADKIDSCHLAIEYVSNHPMAS, encoded by the exons ATGGCACTGAGAGCAGCCATACTCCGCCATGTTCGCGTCCCACTCCAAGCTACTCCAAAATTCCAACCATGGAATGGTTGCCTTCGCTTCATGTCTTCACACGACGATCATCTCACCAAAGAAGAGGTCATCGATCGAGTCCTCTCTGTGGTCAAAGATTTCCCCAAAGTCGATCCTTCCAAG GTTACTCCAGAAGTGCATTTTCAGAAGGATTTGGGGTTGGATAGCTTGGATAATGTGGAAATTGTAATGGCACTCGAAGAGGAGTTCAAGCTTGAGATCCCAGATAAGGAAGCTGATAAAATCGACTCTTGTCATCTTGCTATTGAGTATGTTTCTAACCACCCCATGGCTAGTTAA
- the LOC101495746 gene encoding transcription factor bHLH18-like isoform X1, giving the protein MEDLLESLSSYMEMEDDELNQNNSSIDDEQEFLKDIMLEQPECESYSYIFSNKIQNNNSTNVAIINVEGNATSPTNSILPFDEKSNSSNSIMSLERCVCSPATYLLSFDNSSVEPIIEQMSNKRSHDGVEFEPKVNQATKRVKRESEIQDHLMAERKRRKELTESIIALSAIIPGLKKMDKCYVLNEAINYTKHLQQRIKELENQNIDKRVKDPAIFIWKSQASSNKSTTSTYCERNTELLLEVEARVLEKEVLIKIHCENQNDIVLKIHELLEKFNLTITTSSILPFGASILVINIFAQMDEENSMTMDDLVKNLRKHVLEAHDRQ; this is encoded by the exons ATGGAGGATTTATTGGAGAGTTTGAGTTCTTATATG GAAATGGAAGATGATGAATTGAATCAAAATAATAGTTCAATTGATGATGAGCAAGAGTTCCTTAAAGATATCATGCTTGAGCAACCTGAATGTGAGTCctattcttatattttttccaataaaatccaaaataataatagtactAATGTTGCCATAATTAATGTTGAAGGTAATGCCACTAGCCCCACAAATAGTATTTTACCTTTTGATGAGAAAAGTAATAGCTCCAACTCAATAATGTCTTTGGAAAGATGTGTTTGTTCTCCAGCCACatatcttttatcttttgatAACTCAAGTGTTGAACCAATCATTGAACAAATGTCAAATAAAAGATCACATGATGGTGTTGAATTTGAACCAAAGGTGAATCAAGCAACAAAAAGGGTTAAAAGGGAATCTGAGATACAAGATCATTTAATGGCTGAGAGAAAAAGGAGAAAGGAATTAACAGAGAGTATCATAGCACTTTCAGCCATTATACCTGGCTTGAAAAAG ATGGACAAGTGTTATGTACTTAATGAAGCTATAAACTACACGAAACATCTTCAACAGCGCATTAAAGAATTGGAAAATCAAAACATAGATAAGAGAGTAAAAGATCCAGCAATATTCATATGGAAATCTCAAGCTTCCTCAAATAAAAGCACTACTAGTACCTATTGTGAAAGGAACACTGAATTGCTACTCGAGGTTGAAGCAAGAGTCCTAGAAAAGGAAGTACTCATTAAAATTCATTGTGAGAACCAAAATGACATAGTGCTCAAAATACATGAATTGCTTGAAAAGTTCAATCTCACTATAACCACTAGTAGCATATTACCATTTGGTGCTTCTATTCTTGTAATTAACATTTTTGCTCAG ATGGATGAAGAAAACAGCATGACCATGGATGACCTTGTGAAAAATCTGAGAAAACATGTTTTGGAGGCACATGATCGTCAATGA
- the LOC101495746 gene encoding transcription factor NAI1-like isoform X2 has protein sequence MEDLLESLSSYMEMEDDELNQNNSSIDDEQEFLKDIMLEQPECNATSPTNSILPFDEKSNSSNSIMSLERCVCSPATYLLSFDNSSVEPIIEQMSNKRSHDGVEFEPKVNQATKRVKRESEIQDHLMAERKRRKELTESIIALSAIIPGLKKMDKCYVLNEAINYTKHLQQRIKELENQNIDKRVKDPAIFIWKSQASSNKSTTSTYCERNTELLLEVEARVLEKEVLIKIHCENQNDIVLKIHELLEKFNLTITTSSILPFGASILVINIFAQMDEENSMTMDDLVKNLRKHVLEAHDRQ, from the exons ATGGAGGATTTATTGGAGAGTTTGAGTTCTTATATG GAAATGGAAGATGATGAATTGAATCAAAATAATAGTTCAATTGATGATGAGCAAGAGTTCCTTAAAGATATCATGCTTGAGCAACCTGAAT GTAATGCCACTAGCCCCACAAATAGTATTTTACCTTTTGATGAGAAAAGTAATAGCTCCAACTCAATAATGTCTTTGGAAAGATGTGTTTGTTCTCCAGCCACatatcttttatcttttgatAACTCAAGTGTTGAACCAATCATTGAACAAATGTCAAATAAAAGATCACATGATGGTGTTGAATTTGAACCAAAGGTGAATCAAGCAACAAAAAGGGTTAAAAGGGAATCTGAGATACAAGATCATTTAATGGCTGAGAGAAAAAGGAGAAAGGAATTAACAGAGAGTATCATAGCACTTTCAGCCATTATACCTGGCTTGAAAAAG ATGGACAAGTGTTATGTACTTAATGAAGCTATAAACTACACGAAACATCTTCAACAGCGCATTAAAGAATTGGAAAATCAAAACATAGATAAGAGAGTAAAAGATCCAGCAATATTCATATGGAAATCTCAAGCTTCCTCAAATAAAAGCACTACTAGTACCTATTGTGAAAGGAACACTGAATTGCTACTCGAGGTTGAAGCAAGAGTCCTAGAAAAGGAAGTACTCATTAAAATTCATTGTGAGAACCAAAATGACATAGTGCTCAAAATACATGAATTGCTTGAAAAGTTCAATCTCACTATAACCACTAGTAGCATATTACCATTTGGTGCTTCTATTCTTGTAATTAACATTTTTGCTCAG ATGGATGAAGAAAACAGCATGACCATGGATGACCTTGTGAAAAATCTGAGAAAACATGTTTTGGAGGCACATGATCGTCAATGA
- the LOC101495746 gene encoding transcription factor bHLH25-like isoform X3, whose amino-acid sequence MEDLLESLSSYMEMEDDELNQNNSSIDDEQEFLKDIMLEQPECNATSPTNSILPFDEKSNSSNSIMSLERCVCSPATYLLSFDNSSVEPIIEQMSNKRSHDGVEFEPKVNQATKRVKRESEIQDHLMAERKRRKELTESIIALSAIIPGLKKMDKCYVLNEAINYTKHLQQRIKELENQNIDKRVKDPAIFIWKSQASSNKSTTSTYCERNTELLLEVEARVLEKEVLIKIHCENQNDIVLKIHELLEKFNLTITTSSILPFGASILVINIFAQDEVES is encoded by the exons ATGGAGGATTTATTGGAGAGTTTGAGTTCTTATATG GAAATGGAAGATGATGAATTGAATCAAAATAATAGTTCAATTGATGATGAGCAAGAGTTCCTTAAAGATATCATGCTTGAGCAACCTGAAT GTAATGCCACTAGCCCCACAAATAGTATTTTACCTTTTGATGAGAAAAGTAATAGCTCCAACTCAATAATGTCTTTGGAAAGATGTGTTTGTTCTCCAGCCACatatcttttatcttttgatAACTCAAGTGTTGAACCAATCATTGAACAAATGTCAAATAAAAGATCACATGATGGTGTTGAATTTGAACCAAAGGTGAATCAAGCAACAAAAAGGGTTAAAAGGGAATCTGAGATACAAGATCATTTAATGGCTGAGAGAAAAAGGAGAAAGGAATTAACAGAGAGTATCATAGCACTTTCAGCCATTATACCTGGCTTGAAAAAG ATGGACAAGTGTTATGTACTTAATGAAGCTATAAACTACACGAAACATCTTCAACAGCGCATTAAAGAATTGGAAAATCAAAACATAGATAAGAGAGTAAAAGATCCAGCAATATTCATATGGAAATCTCAAGCTTCCTCAAATAAAAGCACTACTAGTACCTATTGTGAAAGGAACACTGAATTGCTACTCGAGGTTGAAGCAAGAGTCCTAGAAAAGGAAGTACTCATTAAAATTCATTGTGAGAACCAAAATGACATAGTGCTCAAAATACATGAATTGCTTGAAAAGTTCAATCTCACTATAACCACTAGTAGCATATTACCATTTGGTGCTTCTATTCTTGTAATTAACATTTTTGCTCAG GATGAAGTGGAATCCTAA
- the LOC101496290 gene encoding cytochrome c-2: MASFDEAPPGNPEAGEKIFRTKCAQCHTVDKGAGHKQGPNLNGLFGRQSGTTPGYSYSAANKNMAVNWEEKTLYDYLLNPKKYIPGTKMVFPGLKKPKERADLIAYLKNATSKE, encoded by the exons ATGGCGTCCTTCGACGAAGCACCTCCCGGTAACCCCGAAGCCGGTGAGAAGATCTTCAGGACTAAGTGCGCTCAGTGCCACACCGTCGACAAAGGCGCCGGCCACAAACAAG GACCCAATTTGAATGGTTTGTTTGGAAGGCAATCTGGGACAACTCCTGGATATTCCTATTCTGCGGCTAACAAGAACATGGCTGTGAATTGGGAGGAAAAGACCTTGTATGATTACTTGCTTAACCCCAAGAAG TACATCCCAGGGACAAAGATGGTATTTCCTGGTCTTAAGAAGCCCAAGGAACGTGCTGATCTTATTGCATATCTGAAAAATGCCACttcaaaagaataa